The Nitrospira sp. KM1 genome includes a window with the following:
- a CDS encoding PAS domain S-box protein, whose amino-acid sequence MLTHPSRTSFKSSHADRSRFNASILESELLLLELMEAVEKETGSLFFPLLVQHLAGALGASHVVVGEFSEDHRLYHTLGCWSRNTLLSNYTESIEKTPYALCLGGQVVLHADSLRLSFPDQERLSAWRVDSCCAVPMIDHTGGAIGFLGVLNEGPMPAMGQSVSILRILAARTAAEIKRMRAERSLHVSEERNRLLLGHRVDLEDPPASRINESTRLAVDRHADQKRRCRNEGRLRQSEALGSAVLASLQSHIAVLDGQGTIMAVNEAWKEFGRLNQTSTHPRINIGINYLQVCRRAEASGCQDCGQVRIGVQRVLDGTSIFYEHEYACDSPRERRWFLMTVTPFRGKNGGAVVTHLDITRRKLAETAKHQAERRYEELVDSLEAIVWRGDAATLRTTFVSKQAETLLGYPAQQWLDHPDFWETHLHSDDRIRVLASRRQATQDRLHHVLEYRMLAADGREVWLHDSVHVVIHGSEAKELIGVMLDISERKRADRTLTQMAGQLITVQEEERSRIARELHDDFSQRLALLAIGLGRIGETAGLQHDTCEQIEDMRTLTLEIASDVHRLSHQLHPAKLEHLGLTAAVRGLCRELFERQGIRIDFLHRNVPRVIAREPALCLYRIVQEALNNMVKHSGVREGRLELLGDRGHVHLCISDSGVGFDLRTATLKGRLGLISMQERVKTLGGHILIESRPSRGTRIVVQVSASTQ is encoded by the coding sequence ATGCTGACCCACCCCTCTCGCACATCCTTCAAGTCTTCACACGCTGACCGATCTCGATTCAATGCATCGATATTGGAATCCGAACTGTTGCTGCTCGAGTTGATGGAAGCGGTCGAAAAAGAAACAGGTTCGTTATTTTTTCCATTGCTCGTCCAGCACCTGGCCGGGGCGTTGGGCGCATCGCATGTGGTCGTCGGTGAGTTCAGTGAGGATCATCGTCTCTATCACACGCTGGGCTGTTGGAGCCGAAACACGCTTCTCTCGAATTACACTGAATCCATCGAGAAGACCCCATACGCTCTATGTCTTGGAGGACAAGTCGTTCTCCATGCGGACTCCTTGCGCCTATCCTTCCCGGATCAGGAGCGACTCTCGGCCTGGCGCGTCGACAGTTGCTGCGCGGTGCCAATGATCGATCACACCGGTGGTGCCATAGGTTTTCTTGGCGTTCTCAACGAAGGTCCCATGCCTGCCATGGGCCAGTCCGTCTCGATCCTACGAATTCTCGCCGCGAGGACAGCCGCTGAGATCAAGCGGATGCGGGCCGAACGATCCCTTCACGTATCGGAAGAGCGCAATCGCCTCTTGTTAGGCCATCGAGTCGATCTTGAAGATCCGCCGGCAAGCCGAATCAACGAATCGACCCGCCTCGCCGTCGACCGTCATGCCGATCAAAAGCGCCGCTGCCGGAATGAAGGCCGGCTCCGCCAAAGCGAAGCATTGGGAAGTGCTGTACTCGCCAGCCTCCAAAGCCATATCGCCGTCCTCGACGGACAGGGCACGATCATGGCAGTCAACGAGGCCTGGAAGGAATTCGGACGCCTGAATCAGACGTCCACCCACCCCAGGATCAATATCGGCATCAACTATCTTCAGGTCTGCCGTCGGGCGGAAGCTTCAGGGTGCCAGGATTGCGGCCAAGTCAGAATCGGAGTTCAGCGTGTCCTGGACGGTACGTCGATTTTTTACGAACACGAGTATGCATGCGACTCCCCCCGTGAGCGCCGATGGTTCCTCATGACGGTGACGCCGTTCAGAGGAAAGAACGGCGGTGCGGTCGTTACGCACTTGGACATCACACGGAGAAAACTGGCCGAGACGGCCAAACACCAGGCGGAACGGCGTTACGAAGAACTGGTCGACTCCCTGGAGGCGATCGTATGGCGCGGGGATGCCGCGACGCTCCGGACGACGTTCGTGAGCAAACAAGCTGAGACGCTTCTGGGTTACCCCGCGCAACAGTGGCTCGACCATCCGGACTTCTGGGAAACCCACCTCCACAGCGACGACCGCATCAGGGTTCTGGCTTCACGCCGACAGGCAACCCAGGACAGACTGCACCACGTGTTGGAATATCGCATGCTGGCTGCCGACGGCCGCGAGGTCTGGCTGCATGATTCCGTTCATGTCGTGATCCACGGTTCCGAAGCCAAAGAGCTGATCGGCGTCATGCTGGACATCAGCGAACGCAAGCGCGCGGACCGTACCTTGACGCAAATGGCCGGGCAGCTGATCACCGTGCAGGAGGAGGAACGCTCGCGCATCGCCCGCGAGCTGCATGACGATTTCAGCCAGCGGCTGGCCTTGCTGGCAATCGGCCTTGGACGGATCGGCGAGACGGCGGGATTACAGCATGACACCTGCGAGCAAATCGAAGATATGCGGACATTGACCCTGGAAATCGCTTCGGACGTCCATCGGTTGTCTCATCAACTCCACCCCGCCAAACTCGAGCACCTCGGATTGACCGCCGCCGTCAGGGGATTATGCCGCGAGCTATTTGAGCGCCAAGGCATCCGGATCGACTTTCTCCACCGGAACGTCCCGCGTGTGATCGCGAGGGAACCGGCGTTATGTCTGTATCGGATCGTGCAGGAAGCGTTGAACAACATGGTGAAACACAGCGGCGTCCGGGAGGGACGGCTTGAATTGCTCGGAGACCGCGGCCATGTGCATTTATGCATTTCGGACTCCGGTGTCGGGTTCGACCTTCGAACCGCGACGTTAAAGGGCAGACTCGGGCTTATCAGCATGCAGGAGCGGGTGAAAACCCTGGGCGGACATATCCTGATCGAATCACGCCCATCGCGGGGCACTCGCATCGTCGTGCAGGTTTCCGCCTCGACGCAGTAA
- a CDS encoding LEA type 2 family protein has translation MMRTARRNRICLCVAALLAASCSTVPKDFESPRVNISDMTAKDVALFEQRFDVKLRIQNPNDMDISVNGMKFDIELNDREFGNGMSGQRVTVPRFGSETVDVEVFTTLGSFLRQVQDLSGGGGQKVRYHLKGTAFVVAPSQFKAPFDEKGEIDLNLGSNAEK, from the coding sequence ATGATGCGTACGGCGAGACGAAACCGGATCTGTCTGTGTGTCGCCGCCTTGCTGGCGGCCTCGTGCTCGACGGTGCCAAAGGATTTTGAATCGCCGCGGGTCAATATCTCCGATATGACGGCGAAGGATGTCGCGCTGTTCGAGCAACGGTTCGATGTCAAGCTGAGGATCCAGAATCCCAACGACATGGACATCAGTGTCAACGGCATGAAGTTCGACATCGAATTGAACGATCGGGAATTCGGAAACGGCATGTCAGGCCAGCGTGTGACTGTTCCACGGTTCGGATCGGAAACCGTGGACGTCGAGGTTTTCACCACCTTGGGGAGTTTTCTCCGCCAGGTTCAGGATCTCAGCGGCGGGGGCGGCCAAAAAGTCCGATACCATCTGAAGGGAACGGCCTTTGTCGTGGCCCCGAGTCAATTCAAAGCGCCGTTCGACGAGAAAGGGGAAATCGACCTCAATCTCGGTTCCAATGCCGAGAAGTAA
- a CDS encoding glucosidase, producing MTEEHERLEAARTQNVAWRRWGPYLSERQWGTVREDYSHDGNAWDFFSHDQARSRAYHWGEDGLAGFSDDKQRLCFALALWNSKDPILKERLFGLTNSEGNHGEDVKEYYFYLDSTPTHSYMKYLYKYPQPAYPYDDLVKTNKSRTRHEMEYELLDTGVFDEDKYFDVFVEYAKESPEDILIKVTVHNRGKDTASLHVLPTLWFRNTWSWSEGVDKPSLEQSSEPNGMSVIAASHPELGNRYLWCEGEVPLLFTENETNMERIFNQPNRSSYVKDGINQCIVHGQDGSVNPLRTGTKASAHYQMKIPGGGSKVIRMRLCTASPSDTVGSTKGEPFGKRFDTVVNDRLREADEFYGAIAPPSLSADEKHVMRQAMAGMLWSKQYYYFDLDLWLREHGVSSSEATKALHIRNRQWLHMVNDDVISMPDKWEYPWYAAWDLAFHTVALATVDPDFAKNQLDLMLREVYLHPNGQIPAYEWNFGDVNPPVHAWATNYVYSLEKSRRGQGDIKFLEHAFQKLLLNFTWWVNRKDPSGRNVFEGGFLGLDNIGVFDRSSPLPTGGTLEQADGTAWMALFSQNMLQIALELASNDPVYEGMTTKFLEHFFRIAGSMDRVGEHQDEMWDEEDGFFYDILRLPDGNATRLKVRSMVGLLPLCATTIIPEEFIHKFPKTVEQARRFLKRDPDLFANVASPTKAGVAGRRLFAVMNENKLRRVLARMLDEERFLSPYGIRSLSRHHLDDPYILHVHGEEFRVQYLPAESNNGMFGGNSNWRGPIWMPVNVLIIRALMHFYLYYGNDFKVECPTGSGKMMNLFEVARDISGRLTAIFRRDAKGKRPVYGGSKKFQDDPHWRDHILFYEYFHGDNGAGLGASHQTGWTGLVGGLISLFGRVNEKEWLEKGIFFGPIQTPIAEDKAVQDPVKGEASAKPERVEK from the coding sequence ATGACCGAAGAGCATGAACGGCTCGAAGCAGCGCGCACTCAGAATGTTGCGTGGAGGCGCTGGGGGCCCTACCTGAGCGAACGGCAGTGGGGAACTGTGCGTGAGGATTACAGTCACGATGGAAATGCGTGGGATTTTTTCAGCCACGATCAGGCGCGCTCGCGTGCCTATCATTGGGGGGAAGACGGATTGGCGGGCTTCTCAGACGATAAACAGCGGCTATGTTTCGCCCTTGCACTTTGGAATAGCAAGGATCCCATTCTCAAGGAACGGCTTTTCGGCCTCACCAACAGCGAAGGCAACCATGGCGAGGATGTGAAGGAATATTACTTCTACCTCGACAGCACGCCGACTCATTCATACATGAAATATCTCTACAAGTACCCTCAACCGGCATACCCGTATGACGACCTGGTCAAGACGAACAAGTCCCGTACACGTCATGAGATGGAATACGAACTCCTCGATACGGGTGTGTTCGATGAGGACAAGTATTTCGACGTGTTTGTGGAGTATGCGAAGGAATCTCCGGAAGACATTCTGATCAAAGTCACCGTTCACAATCGCGGGAAAGATACCGCCTCGCTCCATGTTTTGCCGACGCTCTGGTTCCGCAACACCTGGTCCTGGTCCGAGGGGGTGGACAAGCCCAGCCTCGAGCAATCCTCCGAACCGAATGGTATGAGCGTGATTGCCGCGTCGCATCCGGAATTGGGCAACCGCTATTTATGGTGTGAAGGAGAAGTTCCACTCCTGTTCACGGAAAATGAAACGAACATGGAACGGATCTTCAACCAGCCGAATCGAAGCTCGTATGTGAAGGACGGCATCAATCAATGCATTGTGCATGGTCAGGACGGATCGGTGAATCCTCTCAGGACTGGCACGAAGGCCTCCGCGCACTACCAGATGAAGATTCCCGGCGGAGGATCGAAGGTCATACGGATGCGTTTGTGCACCGCCTCTCCATCGGATACGGTCGGATCGACCAAGGGAGAGCCGTTCGGCAAGCGTTTCGACACGGTTGTGAACGATCGGCTGCGGGAAGCAGATGAGTTCTACGGGGCTATCGCGCCGCCGTCTTTGAGCGCAGACGAGAAGCACGTGATGCGGCAGGCCATGGCCGGGATGCTGTGGAGCAAACAGTACTACTATTTTGATCTCGATCTTTGGCTGAGAGAGCATGGCGTCAGCTCCTCGGAAGCGACAAAGGCGTTGCATATTCGAAACCGGCAATGGCTGCATATGGTAAACGACGATGTCATTTCCATGCCGGATAAATGGGAGTATCCCTGGTACGCGGCCTGGGACCTGGCATTCCACACCGTTGCGCTGGCGACCGTGGATCCCGACTTCGCCAAGAATCAGCTCGATCTCATGCTGCGTGAAGTGTATCTTCATCCGAACGGCCAGATCCCCGCATACGAGTGGAACTTCGGAGACGTCAACCCTCCGGTGCATGCCTGGGCGACCAACTATGTCTATTCCCTCGAGAAATCACGACGGGGCCAGGGAGACATCAAATTTCTGGAACACGCGTTTCAGAAACTGCTCTTGAACTTCACCTGGTGGGTCAACCGAAAAGATCCGTCGGGGCGAAACGTCTTCGAGGGAGGGTTTCTCGGCCTCGACAACATCGGCGTGTTCGACCGGAGCTCGCCGCTGCCGACGGGCGGAACACTGGAGCAGGCGGACGGCACGGCTTGGATGGCGCTGTTCAGCCAAAACATGCTGCAGATTGCGCTGGAGCTGGCGTCAAACGATCCGGTGTACGAGGGGATGACCACCAAGTTTCTCGAGCATTTTTTCAGGATTGCCGGATCGATGGACCGGGTGGGTGAACATCAAGACGAAATGTGGGACGAAGAAGACGGATTCTTTTACGACATCTTGCGGCTGCCCGATGGGAACGCCACGCGATTGAAAGTCCGGTCGATGGTCGGCCTGTTGCCGCTCTGCGCAACCACGATCATTCCTGAAGAATTTATCCACAAATTTCCAAAGACCGTCGAGCAGGCTCGGCGCTTTCTCAAGCGCGATCCGGACTTGTTCGCCAACGTGGCTTCGCCGACCAAAGCGGGCGTCGCGGGGCGCCGGCTCTTCGCCGTGATGAACGAAAACAAGTTGCGACGAGTGCTCGCCCGCATGCTCGACGAAGAACGGTTTCTCAGCCCGTACGGGATCCGTTCGTTGTCGCGGCACCATCTCGATGATCCGTACATCCTGCATGTCCACGGTGAAGAATTTCGCGTGCAGTATCTTCCCGCCGAGTCGAATAACGGGATGTTCGGAGGCAATTCCAACTGGCGCGGCCCGATTTGGATGCCGGTGAACGTCCTGATCATCCGGGCGCTCATGCATTTCTATCTGTATTACGGGAACGACTTCAAAGTCGAATGTCCGACCGGATCAGGGAAAATGATGAATCTGTTCGAGGTCGCGCGGGACATTTCAGGAAGACTGACCGCCATTTTCAGGCGTGATGCCAAGGGGAAACGGCCCGTGTACGGCGGATCGAAGAAATTTCAGGACGACCCGCATTGGCGCGACCATATTTTGTTCTACGAATACTTTCATGGAGACAACGGAGCCGGGCTGGGAGCGAGCCATCAAACCGGATGGACCGGTTTGGTCGGCGGCCTGATCTCGTTGTTCGGCCGCGTGAACGAAAAGGAGTGGTTGGAGAAGGGAATCTTCTTTGGTCCGATTCAGACACCGATAGCGGAAGACAAGGCCGTGCAGGACCCGGTCAAGGGTGAAGCGTCGGCCAAGCCGGAGCGCGTGGAAAAATGA
- a CDS encoding alpha-amylase family glycosyl hydrolase yields MTAWSKRPRIYEINTWVWLNELTKTAGASMTLADVPTTKWDAIAAYGFDAVWLMGVWERSPAGIDIAMRNEALLADFRRALPDFKAEDNVGSPYCVRRYQVDERLGGPKGLAAARKMLADRGMRLILDFVPNHVAPDHPWATEHPEYFIQGSAEDLAREPQSFLNMAGRVIACGRDPFFPAWPDVLQLNAFHSGLRTAAVETVTSIASQCDGMRCDMAMLMMNSVFERTWGTRADVKPATDYWPQIIAAVKSRSPDTLFMAEAYWDLEFELQQQGFDYCYDKRLYDRLEHESAESVRLHLCADPAYQDKLLRFLENHDEPRAAATFSSEKAKAAAVSVSTQRGAVLFHEGQFDGRRTRVPVFLRRRPQEDPDKELREFYKKLLDVLKDPVIQDGDWRLCERTGWPDNQSYLNLVAWCWSGRDGWYLIVVNLSETPSQGNIQVLAENLAGRKWRMTDRITGATYDRNGDDLYRPGLYVDLNPWAFHVLKF; encoded by the coding sequence ATGACGGCTTGGTCGAAACGACCCCGCATTTACGAAATCAATACCTGGGTCTGGCTGAATGAGCTGACGAAGACGGCCGGCGCGTCGATGACATTGGCTGATGTTCCCACGACCAAGTGGGATGCCATCGCCGCCTATGGATTCGACGCGGTCTGGCTTATGGGGGTCTGGGAACGGAGTCCTGCCGGCATCGACATTGCCATGCGCAACGAAGCCTTGCTGGCGGATTTTCGCCGTGCGCTTCCTGATTTCAAGGCTGAAGACAACGTCGGTTCTCCCTATTGCGTCCGGCGTTATCAGGTTGATGAACGACTGGGTGGACCAAAGGGACTGGCCGCGGCGAGAAAAATGCTGGCAGATCGGGGCATGCGTCTGATCCTCGACTTTGTTCCCAATCATGTGGCTCCCGACCATCCCTGGGCGACAGAACATCCTGAATATTTCATCCAAGGAAGCGCGGAGGATTTGGCCAGAGAACCCCAGTCGTTCTTGAATATGGCCGGCCGTGTGATCGCCTGTGGTCGCGATCCGTTCTTTCCCGCCTGGCCTGATGTGCTCCAACTGAATGCGTTTCACTCCGGGCTGCGAACAGCCGCCGTTGAAACGGTGACGTCGATCGCTTCGCAGTGCGATGGGATGCGTTGCGATATGGCGATGCTGATGATGAACTCCGTCTTTGAGCGGACTTGGGGAACTCGTGCCGATGTAAAACCGGCGACAGACTACTGGCCCCAGATCATTGCGGCGGTGAAGAGCCGATCACCAGACACCTTGTTCATGGCCGAGGCTTACTGGGATCTGGAGTTCGAGCTGCAACAGCAGGGATTCGATTATTGCTATGACAAGCGACTCTATGACCGCTTAGAACATGAATCGGCCGAAAGCGTCCGGCTGCATCTCTGTGCCGATCCCGCCTACCAGGATAAGCTGCTTCGTTTTCTGGAAAACCACGACGAACCGCGGGCCGCAGCCACGTTCTCTTCAGAGAAGGCCAAGGCCGCGGCGGTCTCGGTATCGACTCAGCGGGGCGCTGTGCTGTTCCATGAGGGACAATTCGACGGCCGCCGCACTCGGGTGCCGGTATTTCTGCGCCGGCGTCCGCAGGAAGACCCGGACAAGGAACTTCGGGAATTCTACAAGAAACTGCTCGACGTGTTGAAGGATCCTGTGATCCAAGACGGGGATTGGCGCTTGTGCGAGCGAACCGGGTGGCCCGATAACCAGAGCTATCTCAATCTCGTTGCCTGGTGCTGGAGTGGCCGGGACGGGTGGTATCTCATCGTGGTGAATCTTTCTGAAACTCCTTCACAAGGAAACATTCAAGTCTTGGCTGAAAACCTCGCCGGTAGGAAGTGGCGAATGACCGATCGCATCACGGGCGCGACGTACGACCGTAACGGAGACGATCTCTACCGACCGGGCTTGTACGTCGACCTCAATCCATGGGCATTTCATGTGCTGAAATTTTGA
- a CDS encoding glycine zipper family protein, giving the protein MRKRQLIIVLMISVFVIGDASAGTETFVYPSKGQTKEQQDQDEFSCYKWAKEQAHFDPNQPMQQAAAPPPQGGAAKGAAKGAALGAVGGAIGGDAGKGAAVGAGVGAAAGAHKRRKAEKQQDAAGQQAEKQHEASVENYQRAFGACMEGKGYTVK; this is encoded by the coding sequence GTGCGTAAGCGTCAATTGATAATCGTCTTGATGATATCCGTGTTTGTCATCGGCGACGCGTCGGCAGGCACGGAAACATTCGTCTATCCAAGCAAAGGCCAGACGAAAGAGCAACAAGACCAGGATGAATTCAGCTGTTACAAATGGGCCAAGGAACAGGCCCATTTCGATCCGAATCAACCGATGCAACAGGCTGCCGCTCCGCCGCCGCAAGGGGGGGCTGCGAAGGGCGCGGCCAAAGGCGCGGCGCTCGGTGCGGTCGGAGGCGCGATTGGCGGAGATGCGGGAAAAGGTGCGGCGGTTGGCGCTGGAGTCGGCGCGGCGGCCGGGGCTCACAAGCGACGCAAAGCGGAAAAGCAGCAGGACGCGGCCGGGCAGCAAGCGGAAAAACAGCACGAGGCGAGTGTGGAAAACTATCAGCGCGCGTTTGGAGCCTGCATGGAAGGAAAAGGGTATACGGTGAAATAG
- a CDS encoding lipid-binding SYLF domain-containing protein, which translates to MIGFSTLRVPNAGRAGILAGVILAVAIDPLVAAASTEQQQLVDKAKLTVEAFASDPAQKDDIRQSLKDAKAVFIVPQLFRGAFLFGGTGGGGVLLARDEKSGEWSQPVFYNMASVSFGLQAGADTSELIIVVRTQKGLEEFYSTDFKLGAEAGLSAGPVGGSTAVEGVAADLLSFGRTRGVFAGMALNGASVKVSDDSNERYYGKSVRPIDVLVTKTVSNPASADLRAAVGKLVNTSSK; encoded by the coding sequence ATGATCGGGTTCAGTACGTTACGAGTTCCCAACGCCGGTAGAGCGGGTATATTGGCGGGCGTGATATTGGCCGTTGCCATTGATCCTCTCGTTGCAGCGGCTTCGACCGAACAACAACAACTGGTGGATAAGGCGAAGTTGACCGTAGAGGCCTTTGCGTCCGATCCCGCGCAAAAGGACGATATTCGTCAGTCGCTGAAGGATGCCAAAGCGGTGTTTATTGTCCCTCAATTATTTCGAGGTGCATTTCTCTTTGGCGGGACAGGTGGCGGTGGAGTATTGCTCGCTCGGGATGAGAAGTCCGGAGAGTGGTCGCAACCCGTCTTTTACAATATGGCCTCAGTCAGTTTTGGCCTTCAGGCCGGAGCCGATACGTCGGAACTTATTATCGTGGTTCGAACGCAAAAAGGACTGGAGGAGTTTTACAGCACGGATTTCAAGCTTGGCGCGGAAGCCGGACTGTCCGCCGGACCGGTCGGTGGCAGCACGGCCGTAGAGGGCGTTGCGGCCGATCTTCTTTCATTCGGACGGACGCGAGGAGTGTTCGCCGGAATGGCTCTGAATGGAGCCTCCGTCAAGGTCTCTGATGATTCCAATGAACGCTACTATGGAAAATCCGTTCGGCCGATCGACGTCCTCGTCACAAAGACGGTGAGCAATCCGGCTTCGGCGGACCTGCGCGCAGCAGTGGGCAAGCTCGTGAATACGAGCTCCAAGTAA
- a CDS encoding AraC family transcriptional regulator, whose product MLRRVGIPTQALLDPDAWLSRDLFLALINALSSATGDVHCGVHIAEMDSILKLGVMGEAILDAPTLRAAIDVVCRRTALIQTGTAIHLSEGRKRARLGYRMLGRMRENPRQYHEGVLMFLHKILALTGEHAAIDVSFEHSRFGPSSELERVFNGRLTFDSEDNALIFDRDLLELPLQSSTTAARELLPERPSEEEIVRAVLTAVSDQLAHEAPTLKTTATALGLHIRTLERRLARWGVSFESLLDEFRRNRSLQLVHQGTHTLTDIAFLLGYSDSAHFTRAFRRWTGRPPRDYARGLRVSLEFNRSNPDLDIVYTCPVFTASAAK is encoded by the coding sequence GTGTTGAGACGGGTTGGGATTCCGACTCAGGCGCTGCTCGACCCCGACGCCTGGCTATCCCGCGATCTGTTTCTGGCTCTCATCAATGCCCTGTCGTCCGCAACCGGTGATGTCCATTGCGGCGTACACATTGCCGAAATGGACTCCATTCTAAAACTTGGAGTCATGGGGGAAGCGATTCTCGATGCGCCGACATTACGGGCTGCGATTGACGTGGTGTGCCGCCGAACCGCGCTGATCCAAACCGGGACAGCGATTCATTTGAGTGAAGGTCGTAAGCGGGCGCGTTTGGGATACCGCATGCTTGGGCGGATGCGGGAAAATCCCAGACAGTATCATGAAGGTGTCCTGATGTTTCTTCACAAGATCCTGGCTCTGACGGGAGAGCATGCCGCCATCGACGTGTCATTCGAGCATTCGCGGTTCGGTCCTTCTTCCGAACTCGAGCGAGTGTTCAACGGAAGGTTGACTTTTGATTCCGAAGACAATGCCCTGATATTTGACAGGGATCTGCTCGAACTTCCCCTGCAATCAAGCACTACCGCCGCCCGTGAATTACTTCCCGAGAGACCGTCCGAAGAGGAGATCGTGCGAGCAGTGCTCACTGCCGTGTCGGATCAATTGGCCCACGAAGCCCCCACGCTCAAGACCACCGCCACCGCTCTGGGACTTCATATCCGTACGCTCGAACGACGTCTTGCGCGCTGGGGAGTTTCGTTTGAATCGCTTCTCGACGAGTTCCGTCGAAACCGCAGTCTTCAACTCGTGCATCAGGGAACTCACACGCTGACCGACATTGCCTTTCTCCTTGGGTATTCTGATTCAGCGCACTTCACAAGGGCATTTCGCCGATGGACAGGCAGACCGCCTCGAGACTATGCCAGGGGCCTGCGAGTCAGTCTTGAATTCAACAGGTCGAATCCAGATCTTGACATCGTGTATACATGTCCTGTCTTTACGGCTAGTGCCGCGAAATAA
- a CDS encoding DUF2780 domain-containing protein: MRVRLALFSLVLLAVSFQWGCAEMQSLGGTETLTKLLSNQLGVTANQATGGVGSMLTLAKERLSGMDFNTLSTFIPGADSFMKSAKDLGAVTGPVGDQAGLKSAFSRLGMGQDMVPKFNQTVSDFVGKTGGEKAQNILAAALK, translated from the coding sequence ATGCGCGTGAGACTAGCGTTGTTCTCGTTGGTATTGTTGGCCGTGTCATTTCAATGGGGCTGTGCGGAGATGCAGTCGCTGGGCGGTACGGAGACATTGACCAAGCTCCTGAGCAATCAATTGGGAGTGACGGCCAACCAGGCGACCGGCGGTGTCGGGTCGATGCTCACGCTCGCCAAGGAGCGGTTGTCAGGGATGGACTTCAACACCCTGAGCACATTTATTCCAGGGGCTGATTCTTTCATGAAAAGCGCCAAAGACCTCGGTGCCGTCACCGGCCCTGTGGGTGATCAGGCAGGACTGAAATCAGCATTTTCCCGATTGGGCATGGGACAGGACATGGTTCCCAAGTTTAACCAGACGGTGTCGGATTTCGTCGGTAAAACAGGCGGAGAAAAAGCACAAAATATTCTGGCGGCTGCATTGAAGTGA